The nucleotide window GAGACCCTCGGGGCCCTGGCCCGCCAGCGGGGATGGCCTTCGCTGCGGGGCAAGTTCGTCCTGACGGCCGGCCTGGGCGGAATGGGCGGGGCACAGCCGCTGGCCATCACCATGAACGAGGGGGTGGGCTTGGTGGTCGAGGTCGATCCCGAGCGGGCCCGGCGCCGTCTCGAACATGGCTACGTCGATCAGGTCGTGGACACCCTCGAAGAAGCGATGACCTTGATCGAGCAGGCGCTGTCCGCCGCCCAGCCACTGTCGGTCGGGTTGATCGGCAACGCCGCCGAGGTCTACCCGGACCTCTACCGGCGCGGCATCGTGCCCGATGTTGTCACCGACCAGACACCGGCCCACGATGTGCTGATGTACATTCCAGACGGATTGAGCCTACTGGCGGCCGAAGCGCTGCGGCGGGAGCAGCCGCAGGTGTATGAGCAACGTGCCCTGCAGTCGATGGCGCGGCATGTGCAGGCGATGCTCGCCTTCCGGAAGGCCGGGGCCGAGGTCTTCGACTACGGCAACAATCTCCGCCAGCGGGCCTTCGACGCTGGCGTCCGGGAGGCCTTCGAGTTCCCAGGCTTCGTCGCGGCCTATATCCGCCCGCTGTTCTGCGAGGGCAAAGGTCCTTTCCGCTGGGTAGCTCTCTCCGGCGACCCGGAGGACATCTACCGGACCGACCGGGCCGTTCTCGAGCTGTTCCCGCAGGATGAACACCTGCGGCGCTGGCTGACGCTGGCCCGGGACAAGGTGCGCTTTCAAGGGCTGCCGGCGCGGATCTGCTGGCTCGGCTATGGCGAACGGGTGCGAGCCGGGCTGAAGTTCAACCAGATGGTCGCCGCAGGCGAACTGGGCGCTCCGATCGTCATCGGCCGCGACCATCTGGACGCGGGCTCGGTGGCTTCGCCCAACCGCGAGACTGAGGGCATGGCCGACGGCACGGATGCGGTCTCAGACTGGCCGATCCTGAATGCCCTGGTGAACGCCGTCGGCGGCGCCACCTGGGTGTCCTTCCATCATGGCGGCGGGGTGGGCATCGGCTTTAGCCAACACGCCGGACAGGTGATCGTCGCCGACGGCACCCCTCAGGCCGCCGCCCGCCTGGAGCGGGTGCTGACGACCGACCCGGGCATGGGCATCGTGCGCCATGCCGACGCCGGCTACCCGGAGGCCATCGCCGCCGCCCGGCGACATGGGCTGAAGATGCCGATGCTGCGCTAGCGCCCTAGCCCGCAGCCTGCACTCCACCAAGCGACCGCGTGGCTACACACCGCTCGCCGGCCACTTCTGGCAAGGCGGGAGCACCCGCGGGCACCCCGCCGACGGGGCCCTGCTCCAGACAGGGTAGCCTTCCGCCAGCCTGCCTGCGATACAATCCTGCCCATGCCCCGACGCCGGACTCCTGTAATCCTGCTGGCATCGGCCCTGCTCGTGCTGGCGGTTCTCACGGCCTTTGGCCCTGCTGAACGTAGCTTGGGCTCGAATGTGCGTCTGGTTTACCTGCACGGCGCCTGGGTGTGGGCAGCCTTGCTCGGCCTGGGCGCGGCAGCAGCCTGCGGAGGCATCGCCCTGGTCACGCGCCGGGTGGCATGGCAGGCGTGGTCCCGGGCACTGGGGCTGGCCGGGACGGCGTTCTGGGTAACCTACCTGCCGATCAGCTTGCTGACGATGCAGATGAACTGGAATGGTTTGTTCCTCCAGGAACCGCGCTGGAGGCTGGGCCTGCATTTCGCCGTCGCGGCAATCGTGCTTCAGATCGGATGGAAGCTCCTCGA belongs to Anaerolineales bacterium and includes:
- the hutU gene encoding urocanate hydratase, whose amino-acid sequence is MTSSRIVRAPRGPELHCKSWLTEAAFRMLQNNLDPEVAERPQDLVVYGGRGQAARDWASFDALLASLQALEPDETLLVQSGKPVVVFRTHPDAPRVLIANSNLVPHWATQEHFDSLVARGLMMFGQMTAGSWIYIGTQGILQGTYETLGALARQRGWPSLRGKFVLTAGLGGMGGAQPLAITMNEGVGLVVEVDPERARRRLEHGYVDQVVDTLEEAMTLIEQALSAAQPLSVGLIGNAAEVYPDLYRRGIVPDVVTDQTPAHDVLMYIPDGLSLLAAEALRREQPQVYEQRALQSMARHVQAMLAFRKAGAEVFDYGNNLRQRAFDAGVREAFEFPGFVAAYIRPLFCEGKGPFRWVALSGDPEDIYRTDRAVLELFPQDEHLRRWLTLARDKVRFQGLPARICWLGYGERVRAGLKFNQMVAAGELGAPIVIGRDHLDAGSVASPNRETEGMADGTDAVSDWPILNALVNAVGGATWVSFHHGGGVGIGFSQHAGQVIVADGTPQAAARLERVLTTDPGMGIVRHADAGYPEAIAAARRHGLKMPMLR